In Caproiciproducens sp. NJN-50, the following are encoded in one genomic region:
- a CDS encoding DUF3892 domain-containing protein — protein MAQDHMEGGGPLPKSINEFTPDPKADALSITGLVKSSGKITGYQLSDGRKITREEGVRMTRENQIRGVAVAVKKGTEYLRSLPDGSEDNNLGSLPTVSQ, from the coding sequence ATGGCACAGGACCACATGGAAGGCGGCGGGCCGCTGCCGAAATCCATCAATGAATTCACGCCGGACCCGAAGGCGGACGCGCTCTCCATTACGGGGTTGGTCAAGTCTTCCGGCAAAATCACCGGGTACCAGCTTTCCGACGGGCGAAAGATCACCCGGGAGGAAGGCGTGCGGATGACCAGGGAGAACCAGATCCGCGGCGTCGCGGTCGCCGTGAAAAAAGGCACCGAATACCTGCGTTCCCTTCCGGACGGCTCGGAGGACAACAACCTTGGAAGCCTGCCGACCGTCTCTCAATAA
- a CDS encoding RNA polymerase sigma factor, which yields MTIQNETDRDAVERLYRQNYKTMMYIAIGILKDQSKAEDAVSQAFLRIIDKLQKFSFEDCNKTRGLIGILVKDICYDMLRADARQRPVDLEEFDLPSGSEDFPYESLLSAENYKTLVEALSGLNEKSSHILKLKYVYEYSDDEIARLLNISKENVRVRVHRAKTALLRALKEGGNRHE from the coding sequence ATGACAATCCAGAATGAAACGGACCGCGATGCGGTGGAGCGGCTATATCGGCAAAATTACAAAACAATGATGTACATAGCCATCGGAATTTTGAAAGATCAGAGCAAAGCCGAGGACGCCGTTTCGCAGGCTTTTCTCAGGATTATTGACAAACTTCAGAAATTTTCTTTCGAAGACTGTAACAAAACGAGGGGTCTCATCGGTATATTAGTGAAAGACATCTGCTATGACATGCTCCGGGCCGATGCGCGCCAGAGGCCGGTCGACCTGGAAGAATTCGATTTGCCCTCGGGCTCCGAAGATTTTCCTTATGAATCCCTGCTGTCGGCGGAAAATTACAAAACGCTGGTGGAGGCTCTTTCCGGGCTGAACGAAAAATCGAGTCATATTTTAAAGCTGAAATATGTTTATGAATATTCCGACGACGAAATCGCCCGGCTTCTGAACATCTCAAAGGAGAATGTCAGGGTCCGGGTCCACAGGGCAAAGACGGCCCTGCTGCGCGCGCTGAAGGAAGGTGGGAACCGCCATGAATAG
- a CDS encoding TrkA C-terminal domain-containing protein, producing the protein MAGWESYTIPRYLKIAMDLAARIASGEIPEGSRLKGRSTLATEYNVSPETIRRSTSILSDKSVLKILLGSGIVILSKENAIKFVKSFKDDERVADLRLKLAQLMEKRNSMDEEILTLTKQIIDMYRYKRSDLITPVEIPLPRQSPLIGKSIGELEIWHNTGATIIGVVQQKDIILSPGPYYEFCESDRVLIVGDENVIERFNAFVNGIS; encoded by the coding sequence ATGGCGGGTTGGGAAAGCTACACCATACCGAGATATTTGAAAATTGCAATGGACCTGGCGGCCCGGATCGCGTCGGGTGAAATTCCGGAAGGCTCCCGCCTGAAGGGGCGGTCCACACTGGCGACGGAATATAACGTTTCGCCCGAAACAATCCGGCGGTCCACGTCCATCCTATCCGATAAAAGCGTGCTGAAAATTCTGCTGGGCAGCGGAATCGTGATCTTATCCAAGGAAAACGCGATCAAGTTCGTCAAAAGCTTCAAGGATGACGAGCGCGTCGCCGATCTGCGCCTGAAGCTCGCCCAGCTGATGGAAAAGCGCAACAGCATGGACGAGGAAATTCTGACCCTGACCAAACAGATCATCGACATGTACCGCTACAAGCGGTCCGATCTGATCACGCCGGTGGAAATCCCCCTTCCCCGCCAATCCCCGCTCATCGGGAAAAGCATCGGGGAATTGGAGATCTGGCATAATACCGGCGCGACGATCATCGGCGTGGTGCAGCAGAAGGACATCATCCTTTCGCCGGGTCCCTATTACGAATTCTGCGAGTCGGACCGGGTGCTGATCGTCGGCGATGAAAACGTGATCGAACGGTTCAACGCTTTCGTCAACGGCATTTCCTGA
- a CDS encoding DUF4367 domain-containing protein, producing the protein MNRSELNRQIFEAMLKAAVNEDFERELRDLPSEKDLTDGCELSPAAKSKIEKAIHQSYRRSIARRAGKTAKRVAVLLAVIIPVALGSLLSVEATRNAIFNAFMDWKSDHIDIHYQEGGNSSSEPSSGVAAVKPKYLPEGFFEAGTVETGSETEVTYQNTQGDTILLRQYPMPEGGNTGIDTEHTTRKEIKIQGENASLFIANSPDDKSYLIWSYDSRSFLLSSKIAPEELVKIAESME; encoded by the coding sequence ATGAATAGATCAGAACTGAATCGTCAGATTTTCGAAGCCATGCTGAAAGCGGCAGTCAACGAGGATTTTGAAAGGGAACTGCGGGACCTGCCTTCGGAAAAGGATTTGACGGACGGCTGCGAGCTTTCCCCCGCCGCCAAAAGCAAAATCGAAAAGGCAATCCATCAAAGTTATCGCCGTTCCATCGCCCGGCGTGCCGGGAAAACGGCAAAGCGGGTCGCCGTCCTTCTCGCCGTCATCATCCCGGTCGCCCTCGGGAGCCTTCTGAGCGTCGAAGCCACGCGGAACGCCATTTTCAACGCTTTCATGGACTGGAAATCCGACCATATCGACATCCATTATCAGGAGGGTGGAAACTCCTCTTCCGAGCCGTCTTCCGGCGTTGCCGCCGTAAAGCCCAAATATTTGCCGGAGGGCTTTTTTGAAGCGGGGACGGTGGAAACCGGCTCTGAAACCGAAGTCACCTACCAAAACACTCAGGGCGACACCATCCTTTTGCGGCAATATCCAATGCCGGAAGGGGGAAATACCGGGATCGATACGGAACATACCACACGGAAAGAAATTAAAATTCAAGGCGAAAATGCATCTTTGTTTATCGCCAATTCCCCTGATGATAAATCCTATTTGATCTGGAGCTATGATTCCAGAAGTTTTTTATTAAGTTCCAAAATTGCTCCTGAAGAACTGGTCAAAATAGCGGAAAGCATGGAATAG